The following proteins are co-located in the Festucalex cinctus isolate MCC-2025b chromosome 15, RoL_Fcin_1.0, whole genome shotgun sequence genome:
- the LOC144002745 gene encoding uncharacterized protein LOC144002745 isoform X1 — translation MEINTCIMLRRSIRLAATRLDNESDPNFSYRENLVKIFKKKAGNGKRAAAGPSNLQPPPTIHPANSNSVAPVAPAVGDRHRIQRNSALCGMKGECMPLFAVCSAFHFLVFFYFLFFADLLSTLTGKINHVTTFAYRSFIGAQTMKVFIGLILLFVVAPCVWRLLLPELPFSTSTILGFIKAKSETNKLMEPLLPNIILPPPNTSAKGCVSCSTLQDSVTFPTDQEAKLQGLMREEFEVQLQRLRNNLMTTEQVMDKWQTDNMQMREEFDVEMQNLKGEVKTVESNIEVNLDQITVMSKRMDDQEQHFQSLLGHSVSDKVKALENQIAELSKELLSIQSQPPVLPYPDISALKQLTPELQQAMKKWLTDHMQGHHAVNLKGKGVSAYAQPFANKMSNFALESQGARVISNRCSETYGTVPPCLTLFGFTLWCPKESPRTVIRADTMLLPDNCWSFRGAQGSLAVALSHPIRITHVTLDHVPRQITPTGRIDSAPKDFEVYGLKDEVEEGTLLGTFTYDKDGEPTQTFELPPSDVIYHMVELRVLSNWGHMEVTCIYRFRVHGTLA, via the exons atggaaattaacACATGCA TCATGCTTCGCAGGAGCATTCGACTGGCGGCCACACGCTTGGACAACGAATCCGACCCGAACTTTTCGTATCGGGAGAACCTCGTCAA gaTTTTTAAGAAGAAAGCGGGGAATGGCAAGCGTGCCGCCGCTGGCCCGAGCAACTTACAGCCGCCGCCCACCATACATCCGG CCAACAGTAACAGCGTGGCCCCAGTGGCTCCCGCTGTCGGAGACAGACACCGAATCCAACGAAACAGCGCCCTCTGTGGTATGAAGGGTGAGTGCATGCCTTTGTTTGCTGTGTGCTCTGCTTTTCactttcttgtatttttttattttttattttttgcagactTACTGTCAACATTGACTGGAAAGATCAACCATGTGACCACTTTTG CTTATAGATCGTTCATCGGTGCCCAAACAATGAAAGTTTTCATTGGCCTCATCCTGCTCTTTGTTGTGGCCCCCT GTGTTTGGCGGCTCCTTCTCCCGGAGCTCCCTTTCTCCACTTCCACTATTTTGGGCTTCATAAAGGCCAAGTCAGAGACCAACAAACTCATGGAGCCGCTTCTGCCAAACATTATACTTCCTCCACCTAACACGTCAGCAAAG gggtgtGTGTCTTGTTCCACTCTCCAGGACTCTGTCACATTTCCTACTGATCAAGAAGCAAAACTGCAAGGTCTG ATGAGGGAGGAATTTGAGGTGCAATTGCAGAGACTGAGGAACAACTTGATGACGACGGAGCAGGTCATGGATAAGTGGCAAACTGACAACATGCAG ATGAGAGAGGAATTTGATGTGGAGATGCAGAATTTGAAGGGCGAAGTGAAGACAGTGGAATCCAATATTGAGGTGAATCTGGACCAGATCACCGTCATGAGCAAGAGGATGGATGATCAAGAGCAGCATTTCCAGTCCCTCTTAGGTCATAGTGTCAGTGACAAAGTAAAAGCTTTAGAAAACCAGATTGCCGAG TTGTCAAAGGAGTTGCTGTCCATCCAATCGCAACCTCCTGTGCTGCCTTATCCTGACATCTCCGCCCTAAAACAGCTGACGCCGGAGCTACAGCAGGccatgaagaagtggctcactGACCACATGCAG GGGCATCATGCGGTCAACCTAAAAGGCAAAGGAGTCTCAGCGTACGCGCAGCCCTTCGCTAACAAAATGTCCAACTTTGCTCTGGAAAGTCAGG GTGCCCGCGTGATAAGCAACCGCTGTTCCGAAACGTATGGCACCGTCCCACCATGTCTGACCTTGTTTGGATTCACCTTGTGGTGCCCGAAGGAGAGCCCCCGCACTGTCATTCGG GCTGATACAATGTTGCTGCCAGACAACTGTTGGTCCTTCCGCGGTGCCCAGGGGAGTCTCGCCGTCGCCCTCTCGCACCCAATCAGGATAACCCATGTGACGCTGGACCACGTGCCGCGTCAAATCACCCCCACCGGCCGAATTGACTCTGCACCCAAGGACTTTGAGGTTTAT GGACTGAAGGACGAGGTGGAAGAAGGAACGCTGCTGGGAACTTTCACATACGACAAGGATGGCGAACCCACACAAACATTTGAGCTGCCC CCCAGCGATGTGATCTACCACATGGTGGAGCTGCGCGTCCTCAGCAACTGGGGTCACATGGAAGTCACGTGCATCTACCGCTTCCGTGTGCACGGTACCTTGGCATGA
- the LOC144002745 gene encoding uncharacterized protein LOC144002745 isoform X5, giving the protein MEINTCIMLRRSIRLAATRLDNESDPNFSYRENLVKIFKKKAGNGKRAAAGPSNLQPPPTIHPANSNSVAPVAPAVGDRHRIQRNSALCDLLSTLTGKINHVTTFAYRSFIGAQTMKVFIGLILLFVVAPCVWRLLLPELPFSTSTILGFIKAKSETNKLMEPLLPNIILPPPNTSAKGCVSCSTLQDSVTFPTDQEAKLQGLMREEFEVQLQRLRNNLMTTEQVMDKWQTDNMQMREEFDVEMQNLKGEVKTVESNIEVNLDQITVMSKRMDDQEQHFQSLLGHSVSDKVKALENQIAELSKELLSIQSQPPVLPYPDISALKQLTPELQQAMKKWLTDHMQGHHAVNLKGKGVSAYAQPFANKMSNFALESQGARVISNRCSETYGTVPPCLTLFGFTLWCPKESPRTVIRADTMLLPDNCWSFRGAQGSLAVALSHPIRITHVTLDHVPRQITPTGRIDSAPKDFEVYGLKDEVEEGTLLGTFTYDKDGEPTQTFELPPSDVIYHMVELRVLSNWGHMEVTCIYRFRVHGTLA; this is encoded by the exons atggaaattaacACATGCA TCATGCTTCGCAGGAGCATTCGACTGGCGGCCACACGCTTGGACAACGAATCCGACCCGAACTTTTCGTATCGGGAGAACCTCGTCAA gaTTTTTAAGAAGAAAGCGGGGAATGGCAAGCGTGCCGCCGCTGGCCCGAGCAACTTACAGCCGCCGCCCACCATACATCCGG CCAACAGTAACAGCGTGGCCCCAGTGGCTCCCGCTGTCGGAGACAGACACCGAATCCAACGAAACAGCGCCCTCTGTG actTACTGTCAACATTGACTGGAAAGATCAACCATGTGACCACTTTTG CTTATAGATCGTTCATCGGTGCCCAAACAATGAAAGTTTTCATTGGCCTCATCCTGCTCTTTGTTGTGGCCCCCT GTGTTTGGCGGCTCCTTCTCCCGGAGCTCCCTTTCTCCACTTCCACTATTTTGGGCTTCATAAAGGCCAAGTCAGAGACCAACAAACTCATGGAGCCGCTTCTGCCAAACATTATACTTCCTCCACCTAACACGTCAGCAAAG gggtgtGTGTCTTGTTCCACTCTCCAGGACTCTGTCACATTTCCTACTGATCAAGAAGCAAAACTGCAAGGTCTG ATGAGGGAGGAATTTGAGGTGCAATTGCAGAGACTGAGGAACAACTTGATGACGACGGAGCAGGTCATGGATAAGTGGCAAACTGACAACATGCAG ATGAGAGAGGAATTTGATGTGGAGATGCAGAATTTGAAGGGCGAAGTGAAGACAGTGGAATCCAATATTGAGGTGAATCTGGACCAGATCACCGTCATGAGCAAGAGGATGGATGATCAAGAGCAGCATTTCCAGTCCCTCTTAGGTCATAGTGTCAGTGACAAAGTAAAAGCTTTAGAAAACCAGATTGCCGAG TTGTCAAAGGAGTTGCTGTCCATCCAATCGCAACCTCCTGTGCTGCCTTATCCTGACATCTCCGCCCTAAAACAGCTGACGCCGGAGCTACAGCAGGccatgaagaagtggctcactGACCACATGCAG GGGCATCATGCGGTCAACCTAAAAGGCAAAGGAGTCTCAGCGTACGCGCAGCCCTTCGCTAACAAAATGTCCAACTTTGCTCTGGAAAGTCAGG GTGCCCGCGTGATAAGCAACCGCTGTTCCGAAACGTATGGCACCGTCCCACCATGTCTGACCTTGTTTGGATTCACCTTGTGGTGCCCGAAGGAGAGCCCCCGCACTGTCATTCGG GCTGATACAATGTTGCTGCCAGACAACTGTTGGTCCTTCCGCGGTGCCCAGGGGAGTCTCGCCGTCGCCCTCTCGCACCCAATCAGGATAACCCATGTGACGCTGGACCACGTGCCGCGTCAAATCACCCCCACCGGCCGAATTGACTCTGCACCCAAGGACTTTGAGGTTTAT GGACTGAAGGACGAGGTGGAAGAAGGAACGCTGCTGGGAACTTTCACATACGACAAGGATGGCGAACCCACACAAACATTTGAGCTGCCC CCCAGCGATGTGATCTACCACATGGTGGAGCTGCGCGTCCTCAGCAACTGGGGTCACATGGAAGTCACGTGCATCTACCGCTTCCGTGTGCACGGTACCTTGGCATGA
- the LOC144002745 gene encoding uncharacterized protein LOC144002745 isoform X7: MEINTCIMLRRSIRLAATRLDNESDPNFSYRENLVKIFKKKAGNGKRAAAGPSNLQPPPTIHPANSNSVAPVAPAVGDRHRIQRNSALCGMKGECMPLFAVCSAFHFLVFFYFLFFADLLSTLTGKINHVTTFAYRSFIGAQTMKVFIGLILLFVVAPCVWRLLLPELPFSTSTILGFIKAKSETNKLMEPLLPNIILPPPNTSAKMREEFEVQLQRLRNNLMTTEQVMDKWQTDNMQLSKELLSIQSQPPVLPYPDISALKQLTPELQQAMKKWLTDHMQGHHAVNLKGKGVSAYAQPFANKMSNFALESQGARVISNRCSETYGTVPPCLTLFGFTLWCPKESPRTVIRADTMLLPDNCWSFRGAQGSLAVALSHPIRITHVTLDHVPRQITPTGRIDSAPKDFEVYGLKDEVEEGTLLGTFTYDKDGEPTQTFELPPSDVIYHMVELRVLSNWGHMEVTCIYRFRVHGTLA, encoded by the exons atggaaattaacACATGCA TCATGCTTCGCAGGAGCATTCGACTGGCGGCCACACGCTTGGACAACGAATCCGACCCGAACTTTTCGTATCGGGAGAACCTCGTCAA gaTTTTTAAGAAGAAAGCGGGGAATGGCAAGCGTGCCGCCGCTGGCCCGAGCAACTTACAGCCGCCGCCCACCATACATCCGG CCAACAGTAACAGCGTGGCCCCAGTGGCTCCCGCTGTCGGAGACAGACACCGAATCCAACGAAACAGCGCCCTCTGTGGTATGAAGGGTGAGTGCATGCCTTTGTTTGCTGTGTGCTCTGCTTTTCactttcttgtatttttttattttttattttttgcagactTACTGTCAACATTGACTGGAAAGATCAACCATGTGACCACTTTTG CTTATAGATCGTTCATCGGTGCCCAAACAATGAAAGTTTTCATTGGCCTCATCCTGCTCTTTGTTGTGGCCCCCT GTGTTTGGCGGCTCCTTCTCCCGGAGCTCCCTTTCTCCACTTCCACTATTTTGGGCTTCATAAAGGCCAAGTCAGAGACCAACAAACTCATGGAGCCGCTTCTGCCAAACATTATACTTCCTCCACCTAACACGTCAGCAAAG ATGAGGGAGGAATTTGAGGTGCAATTGCAGAGACTGAGGAACAACTTGATGACGACGGAGCAGGTCATGGATAAGTGGCAAACTGACAACATGCAG TTGTCAAAGGAGTTGCTGTCCATCCAATCGCAACCTCCTGTGCTGCCTTATCCTGACATCTCCGCCCTAAAACAGCTGACGCCGGAGCTACAGCAGGccatgaagaagtggctcactGACCACATGCAG GGGCATCATGCGGTCAACCTAAAAGGCAAAGGAGTCTCAGCGTACGCGCAGCCCTTCGCTAACAAAATGTCCAACTTTGCTCTGGAAAGTCAGG GTGCCCGCGTGATAAGCAACCGCTGTTCCGAAACGTATGGCACCGTCCCACCATGTCTGACCTTGTTTGGATTCACCTTGTGGTGCCCGAAGGAGAGCCCCCGCACTGTCATTCGG GCTGATACAATGTTGCTGCCAGACAACTGTTGGTCCTTCCGCGGTGCCCAGGGGAGTCTCGCCGTCGCCCTCTCGCACCCAATCAGGATAACCCATGTGACGCTGGACCACGTGCCGCGTCAAATCACCCCCACCGGCCGAATTGACTCTGCACCCAAGGACTTTGAGGTTTAT GGACTGAAGGACGAGGTGGAAGAAGGAACGCTGCTGGGAACTTTCACATACGACAAGGATGGCGAACCCACACAAACATTTGAGCTGCCC CCCAGCGATGTGATCTACCACATGGTGGAGCTGCGCGTCCTCAGCAACTGGGGTCACATGGAAGTCACGTGCATCTACCGCTTCCGTGTGCACGGTACCTTGGCATGA
- the LOC144002745 gene encoding uncharacterized protein LOC144002745 isoform X2 yields the protein MLRRSIRLAATRLDNESDPNFSYRENLVKIFKKKAGNGKRAAAGPSNLQPPPTIHPANSNSVAPVAPAVGDRHRIQRNSALCGMKGECMPLFAVCSAFHFLVFFYFLFFADLLSTLTGKINHVTTFAYRSFIGAQTMKVFIGLILLFVVAPCVWRLLLPELPFSTSTILGFIKAKSETNKLMEPLLPNIILPPPNTSAKGCVSCSTLQDSVTFPTDQEAKLQGLMREEFEVQLQRLRNNLMTTEQVMDKWQTDNMQMREEFDVEMQNLKGEVKTVESNIEVNLDQITVMSKRMDDQEQHFQSLLGHSVSDKVKALENQIAELSKELLSIQSQPPVLPYPDISALKQLTPELQQAMKKWLTDHMQGHHAVNLKGKGVSAYAQPFANKMSNFALESQGARVISNRCSETYGTVPPCLTLFGFTLWCPKESPRTVIRADTMLLPDNCWSFRGAQGSLAVALSHPIRITHVTLDHVPRQITPTGRIDSAPKDFEVYGLKDEVEEGTLLGTFTYDKDGEPTQTFELPPSDVIYHMVELRVLSNWGHMEVTCIYRFRVHGTLA from the exons ATGCTTCGCAGGAGCATTCGACTGGCGGCCACACGCTTGGACAACGAATCCGACCCGAACTTTTCGTATCGGGAGAACCTCGTCAA gaTTTTTAAGAAGAAAGCGGGGAATGGCAAGCGTGCCGCCGCTGGCCCGAGCAACTTACAGCCGCCGCCCACCATACATCCGG CCAACAGTAACAGCGTGGCCCCAGTGGCTCCCGCTGTCGGAGACAGACACCGAATCCAACGAAACAGCGCCCTCTGTGGTATGAAGGGTGAGTGCATGCCTTTGTTTGCTGTGTGCTCTGCTTTTCactttcttgtatttttttattttttattttttgcagactTACTGTCAACATTGACTGGAAAGATCAACCATGTGACCACTTTTG CTTATAGATCGTTCATCGGTGCCCAAACAATGAAAGTTTTCATTGGCCTCATCCTGCTCTTTGTTGTGGCCCCCT GTGTTTGGCGGCTCCTTCTCCCGGAGCTCCCTTTCTCCACTTCCACTATTTTGGGCTTCATAAAGGCCAAGTCAGAGACCAACAAACTCATGGAGCCGCTTCTGCCAAACATTATACTTCCTCCACCTAACACGTCAGCAAAG gggtgtGTGTCTTGTTCCACTCTCCAGGACTCTGTCACATTTCCTACTGATCAAGAAGCAAAACTGCAAGGTCTG ATGAGGGAGGAATTTGAGGTGCAATTGCAGAGACTGAGGAACAACTTGATGACGACGGAGCAGGTCATGGATAAGTGGCAAACTGACAACATGCAG ATGAGAGAGGAATTTGATGTGGAGATGCAGAATTTGAAGGGCGAAGTGAAGACAGTGGAATCCAATATTGAGGTGAATCTGGACCAGATCACCGTCATGAGCAAGAGGATGGATGATCAAGAGCAGCATTTCCAGTCCCTCTTAGGTCATAGTGTCAGTGACAAAGTAAAAGCTTTAGAAAACCAGATTGCCGAG TTGTCAAAGGAGTTGCTGTCCATCCAATCGCAACCTCCTGTGCTGCCTTATCCTGACATCTCCGCCCTAAAACAGCTGACGCCGGAGCTACAGCAGGccatgaagaagtggctcactGACCACATGCAG GGGCATCATGCGGTCAACCTAAAAGGCAAAGGAGTCTCAGCGTACGCGCAGCCCTTCGCTAACAAAATGTCCAACTTTGCTCTGGAAAGTCAGG GTGCCCGCGTGATAAGCAACCGCTGTTCCGAAACGTATGGCACCGTCCCACCATGTCTGACCTTGTTTGGATTCACCTTGTGGTGCCCGAAGGAGAGCCCCCGCACTGTCATTCGG GCTGATACAATGTTGCTGCCAGACAACTGTTGGTCCTTCCGCGGTGCCCAGGGGAGTCTCGCCGTCGCCCTCTCGCACCCAATCAGGATAACCCATGTGACGCTGGACCACGTGCCGCGTCAAATCACCCCCACCGGCCGAATTGACTCTGCACCCAAGGACTTTGAGGTTTAT GGACTGAAGGACGAGGTGGAAGAAGGAACGCTGCTGGGAACTTTCACATACGACAAGGATGGCGAACCCACACAAACATTTGAGCTGCCC CCCAGCGATGTGATCTACCACATGGTGGAGCTGCGCGTCCTCAGCAACTGGGGTCACATGGAAGTCACGTGCATCTACCGCTTCCGTGTGCACGGTACCTTGGCATGA
- the LOC144002745 gene encoding uncharacterized protein LOC144002745 isoform X3, with product MEINTCIMLRRSIRLAATRLDNESDPNFSYRENLVKIFKKKAGNGKRAAAGPSNLQPPPTIHPANSNSVAPVAPAVGDRHRIQRNSALCGMKDLLSTLTGKINHVTTFAYRSFIGAQTMKVFIGLILLFVVAPCVWRLLLPELPFSTSTILGFIKAKSETNKLMEPLLPNIILPPPNTSAKGCVSCSTLQDSVTFPTDQEAKLQGLMREEFEVQLQRLRNNLMTTEQVMDKWQTDNMQMREEFDVEMQNLKGEVKTVESNIEVNLDQITVMSKRMDDQEQHFQSLLGHSVSDKVKALENQIAELSKELLSIQSQPPVLPYPDISALKQLTPELQQAMKKWLTDHMQGHHAVNLKGKGVSAYAQPFANKMSNFALESQGARVISNRCSETYGTVPPCLTLFGFTLWCPKESPRTVIRADTMLLPDNCWSFRGAQGSLAVALSHPIRITHVTLDHVPRQITPTGRIDSAPKDFEVYGLKDEVEEGTLLGTFTYDKDGEPTQTFELPPSDVIYHMVELRVLSNWGHMEVTCIYRFRVHGTLA from the exons atggaaattaacACATGCA TCATGCTTCGCAGGAGCATTCGACTGGCGGCCACACGCTTGGACAACGAATCCGACCCGAACTTTTCGTATCGGGAGAACCTCGTCAA gaTTTTTAAGAAGAAAGCGGGGAATGGCAAGCGTGCCGCCGCTGGCCCGAGCAACTTACAGCCGCCGCCCACCATACATCCGG CCAACAGTAACAGCGTGGCCCCAGTGGCTCCCGCTGTCGGAGACAGACACCGAATCCAACGAAACAGCGCCCTCTGTGGTATGAAGG actTACTGTCAACATTGACTGGAAAGATCAACCATGTGACCACTTTTG CTTATAGATCGTTCATCGGTGCCCAAACAATGAAAGTTTTCATTGGCCTCATCCTGCTCTTTGTTGTGGCCCCCT GTGTTTGGCGGCTCCTTCTCCCGGAGCTCCCTTTCTCCACTTCCACTATTTTGGGCTTCATAAAGGCCAAGTCAGAGACCAACAAACTCATGGAGCCGCTTCTGCCAAACATTATACTTCCTCCACCTAACACGTCAGCAAAG gggtgtGTGTCTTGTTCCACTCTCCAGGACTCTGTCACATTTCCTACTGATCAAGAAGCAAAACTGCAAGGTCTG ATGAGGGAGGAATTTGAGGTGCAATTGCAGAGACTGAGGAACAACTTGATGACGACGGAGCAGGTCATGGATAAGTGGCAAACTGACAACATGCAG ATGAGAGAGGAATTTGATGTGGAGATGCAGAATTTGAAGGGCGAAGTGAAGACAGTGGAATCCAATATTGAGGTGAATCTGGACCAGATCACCGTCATGAGCAAGAGGATGGATGATCAAGAGCAGCATTTCCAGTCCCTCTTAGGTCATAGTGTCAGTGACAAAGTAAAAGCTTTAGAAAACCAGATTGCCGAG TTGTCAAAGGAGTTGCTGTCCATCCAATCGCAACCTCCTGTGCTGCCTTATCCTGACATCTCCGCCCTAAAACAGCTGACGCCGGAGCTACAGCAGGccatgaagaagtggctcactGACCACATGCAG GGGCATCATGCGGTCAACCTAAAAGGCAAAGGAGTCTCAGCGTACGCGCAGCCCTTCGCTAACAAAATGTCCAACTTTGCTCTGGAAAGTCAGG GTGCCCGCGTGATAAGCAACCGCTGTTCCGAAACGTATGGCACCGTCCCACCATGTCTGACCTTGTTTGGATTCACCTTGTGGTGCCCGAAGGAGAGCCCCCGCACTGTCATTCGG GCTGATACAATGTTGCTGCCAGACAACTGTTGGTCCTTCCGCGGTGCCCAGGGGAGTCTCGCCGTCGCCCTCTCGCACCCAATCAGGATAACCCATGTGACGCTGGACCACGTGCCGCGTCAAATCACCCCCACCGGCCGAATTGACTCTGCACCCAAGGACTTTGAGGTTTAT GGACTGAAGGACGAGGTGGAAGAAGGAACGCTGCTGGGAACTTTCACATACGACAAGGATGGCGAACCCACACAAACATTTGAGCTGCCC CCCAGCGATGTGATCTACCACATGGTGGAGCTGCGCGTCCTCAGCAACTGGGGTCACATGGAAGTCACGTGCATCTACCGCTTCCGTGTGCACGGTACCTTGGCATGA
- the LOC144002745 gene encoding uncharacterized protein LOC144002745 isoform X4 gives MEINTCIMLRRSIRLAATRLDNESDPNFSYRENLVKIFKKKAGNGKRAAAGPSNLQPPPTIHPANSNSVAPVAPAVGDRHRIQRNSALCGMKGECMPLFAVCSAFHFLVFFYFLFFADLLSTLTGKINHVTTFAYRSFIGAQTMKVFIGLILLFVVAPCVWRLLLPELPFSTSTILGFIKAKSETNKLMEPLLPNIILPPPNTSAKMREEFEVQLQRLRNNLMTTEQVMDKWQTDNMQMREEFDVEMQNLKGEVKTVESNIEVNLDQITVMSKRMDDQEQHFQSLLGHSVSDKVKALENQIAELSKELLSIQSQPPVLPYPDISALKQLTPELQQAMKKWLTDHMQGHHAVNLKGKGVSAYAQPFANKMSNFALESQGARVISNRCSETYGTVPPCLTLFGFTLWCPKESPRTVIRADTMLLPDNCWSFRGAQGSLAVALSHPIRITHVTLDHVPRQITPTGRIDSAPKDFEVYGLKDEVEEGTLLGTFTYDKDGEPTQTFELPPSDVIYHMVELRVLSNWGHMEVTCIYRFRVHGTLA, from the exons atggaaattaacACATGCA TCATGCTTCGCAGGAGCATTCGACTGGCGGCCACACGCTTGGACAACGAATCCGACCCGAACTTTTCGTATCGGGAGAACCTCGTCAA gaTTTTTAAGAAGAAAGCGGGGAATGGCAAGCGTGCCGCCGCTGGCCCGAGCAACTTACAGCCGCCGCCCACCATACATCCGG CCAACAGTAACAGCGTGGCCCCAGTGGCTCCCGCTGTCGGAGACAGACACCGAATCCAACGAAACAGCGCCCTCTGTGGTATGAAGGGTGAGTGCATGCCTTTGTTTGCTGTGTGCTCTGCTTTTCactttcttgtatttttttattttttattttttgcagactTACTGTCAACATTGACTGGAAAGATCAACCATGTGACCACTTTTG CTTATAGATCGTTCATCGGTGCCCAAACAATGAAAGTTTTCATTGGCCTCATCCTGCTCTTTGTTGTGGCCCCCT GTGTTTGGCGGCTCCTTCTCCCGGAGCTCCCTTTCTCCACTTCCACTATTTTGGGCTTCATAAAGGCCAAGTCAGAGACCAACAAACTCATGGAGCCGCTTCTGCCAAACATTATACTTCCTCCACCTAACACGTCAGCAAAG ATGAGGGAGGAATTTGAGGTGCAATTGCAGAGACTGAGGAACAACTTGATGACGACGGAGCAGGTCATGGATAAGTGGCAAACTGACAACATGCAG ATGAGAGAGGAATTTGATGTGGAGATGCAGAATTTGAAGGGCGAAGTGAAGACAGTGGAATCCAATATTGAGGTGAATCTGGACCAGATCACCGTCATGAGCAAGAGGATGGATGATCAAGAGCAGCATTTCCAGTCCCTCTTAGGTCATAGTGTCAGTGACAAAGTAAAAGCTTTAGAAAACCAGATTGCCGAG TTGTCAAAGGAGTTGCTGTCCATCCAATCGCAACCTCCTGTGCTGCCTTATCCTGACATCTCCGCCCTAAAACAGCTGACGCCGGAGCTACAGCAGGccatgaagaagtggctcactGACCACATGCAG GGGCATCATGCGGTCAACCTAAAAGGCAAAGGAGTCTCAGCGTACGCGCAGCCCTTCGCTAACAAAATGTCCAACTTTGCTCTGGAAAGTCAGG GTGCCCGCGTGATAAGCAACCGCTGTTCCGAAACGTATGGCACCGTCCCACCATGTCTGACCTTGTTTGGATTCACCTTGTGGTGCCCGAAGGAGAGCCCCCGCACTGTCATTCGG GCTGATACAATGTTGCTGCCAGACAACTGTTGGTCCTTCCGCGGTGCCCAGGGGAGTCTCGCCGTCGCCCTCTCGCACCCAATCAGGATAACCCATGTGACGCTGGACCACGTGCCGCGTCAAATCACCCCCACCGGCCGAATTGACTCTGCACCCAAGGACTTTGAGGTTTAT GGACTGAAGGACGAGGTGGAAGAAGGAACGCTGCTGGGAACTTTCACATACGACAAGGATGGCGAACCCACACAAACATTTGAGCTGCCC CCCAGCGATGTGATCTACCACATGGTGGAGCTGCGCGTCCTCAGCAACTGGGGTCACATGGAAGTCACGTGCATCTACCGCTTCCGTGTGCACGGTACCTTGGCATGA